In the genome of Vicia villosa cultivar HV-30 ecotype Madison, WI linkage group LG7, Vvil1.0, whole genome shotgun sequence, one region contains:
- the LOC131615811 gene encoding DEAD-box ATP-dependent RNA helicase 32, producing the protein MRRPKSKQFRKQQRLSEEDEIKQLNSWIQFQKPDSGVNPMSLPPLPKNSPVGHLGDNMFSRYAGVVRFEQLPLSKKTKDALRACKFVSMTDIQRASLPHALCGRDVLGAAKTGSGKTLAFIIPVLEKLYKERWGPEDGVGSIIISPTRELAGQIFEVLNSVGKYHGFSAGLLIGGRKDVDTEKERVNELNILICTPGRLLQHMDETPNFDCSQMQVLVLDEADRILDSKFKKDLNAIISQLPKRRQTMLFSATQTKSVQDLARLSLKDPEYLSVHEESVAATPTLLKQIVMIVPLDQKLDMLWTFIKTHLQFRTIVFLSSCKQVNYVYEAFRKLHPGIPLKCLHGRMKQEKRMAIYSDFCENRSVLFATDVAARGLDFNKAVDWVVQVDCPENVASYIHRVGRTARYKSDGKSVLFLLPSETQMIEKLEAAKVPVHLLKPKKEKLQPVSSLLASLLVKYPELQQRAQRAFVTYLRSIHLQKDKEIFDILKLPIDEYSASLGLPMTPKIRFINQKIKSKALSTKLILAEPVDPNQENVTEGSREKLDTVVVRDEEIENDLLLPVDTSKKDDTKSADIGDLIPATRLLKKKKLKINVHRPLGNRVVFDDEGNTLPPLARIAGTQSGKDSLLIDPEQKAEYYKRMREDLKKADKEDKLVERQRLREKRIKQKMKWKADNMEEEDNQDDNSELEEDETINKRHKKSKVYFDSDSDEGGRKQVTGNQGITLEEQEALALKLLQSMQA; encoded by the exons ATGAGAAGACCTAAATCCAAGCAGTTTCGCAAACAACAACGACTCTCAGAAGAAGATGAGATTAAGCAGCTGAATTCATGGATTCAGTTCCAGAAACCAGATTCCGGTGTGAACCCAATGTCTCTACCACCTCTCCCCAAAAACTCCCCCGTCGGTCACCTCGGCGACAATATGTTCTCCCGCTACGCCGGCGTGGTGCGGTTTGAGCAGTTGCCACTGTCGAAGAAAACCAAAGACGCATTGCGAGCATGCAAGTTCGTTTCCATGACTGATATTCAAAGAGCTTCTCTTCCTCATGCACTATGTGGCCGTGATGTTCTCGGTGCCGCCAAAACTGGCTCCGGGAAAACACTTGCTTTCATTATCCCA GTTTTGGAGAAATTGTATAAAGAGAGATGGGGACCTGAAGATGGGGTTGGGAGCATAATAATATCACCTACAAGAGAATTAGCTGGTCAGATATTCGAGGTGTTGAATTCTGTTGGGAAGTACCATGGTTTTAGTGCTGGTCTCCTCATTGGTGGTCGTAAGGATGTTGACACTGAGAAAGAACGTGTCAACGAGCTCAACATTTTGATATGCACACCTGGTCGCCTTCTACAACACATGGATGAAACTCCTAATTTTGATTGTTCACAGATGCAG GTGTTGGTACTAGATGAGGCTGATCGTATTCTTGACAGTAAATTCAAGAAGGATCTAAATGCAATCATCTCACAGTTACCAAAACGTAGGCAAACTATGCTTTTCTCAGCAACTCAAACAAAGTCAGTTCAAGATCTTGCAAGGCTAAGTTTGAAGGACCCAGAGTATCTGAGTGTACACGAAGAGTCTGTGGCTGCCACTCCTACTCTCTTGAAGCAAATTGTGATGATTGTTCCTCTGGATCAAAAGTTAGATATGCTGTGGACTTTCATAAAGACCCATCTACAGTTCAGAACAATTGTCTTTCTATCAAGTTGTAAACAG GTAAACTATGTCTATGAGGCATTTAGAAAACTTCACCCTGGCATACCGTTGAAGTGCCTCCATGGGAGGATGAAACAAGAAAAAAGAATGGCAATATATTCCGATTTCTGTGAGAATCGCTCAGTTCTCTTCGCAACTGATGTGGCTGCAAGAGGCCTTGATTTTAATAAAGCAGTTGACTGGGTTGTTCAG GTAGATTGTCCTGAAAATGTAGCATCTTACATACATAGAGTTGGCCGTACTGCTCGTTATAAATCTGATGGAAAGTCAGTTTTATTTCTATTGCCTTCAGAAACTCAAATGATTGAAAAGTTAGAAGCAGCAAAGGTTCCAGTGCATTTACTCAAG CCAAAGAAAGAAAAACTGCAACCAGTGTCCAGCTTGTTGGCATCTTTACTAGTCAAGTACCCAGAACTTCAGCAGCGAGCCCAAAGGGCATTTGTCACCTACTTGAGATCCATCCATCTCCAAAAGGATAAAGAGATCTTTGATATTTTGAAACTTCCTATTGATGAGTATTCAGCATCATTAGGTCTACCGATGACCCCCAAAATCCGTTTTATAAACCAGAAAATTAAATCTAAAGCTTTGTCAACAAAATTAATTTTAGCTGAACCAGTGGATCCAAACCAGGAAAATGTCACAGAAGGTTCTAGAGAAAAGCTAGACACAGTTGTTGTCAGAGACGAGGAAATTGAAAACGATCTTCTTCTACCAGTTGATACCTCAAAGAAAGACGACACAAAGTCAGCTGATATTGGAGATTTAAT ACCAGCAACTcgtttattaaagaaaaaaaagctCAAGATTAATGTGCATAGACCACTTGGGAATCGGGTTGTATTCGATGATGAAGGCAACACACTTCCTCCACTAGCCAGGATTGCTGGCACACAAAGTGGCAAGGATTCATTGCTAATTGATCCAG AACAAAAAGCTGAATACTATAAAAGGATGCGAGAGGATTTGAAGAAGGCAGACAAGGAAGACAAACTTGTAGAGCGTCAGCGACTTAGAGAAAAAAGAATCAAGCAGAAAATGAAATGGAAGGCTGATAATATGGAAGAAGAGGACAACCAAGATGATAACTCTGAGCTAGAAGAAGACGAAACTATAAACAAACGCCATAAAAAGAGTAAAGTATACTTTGATAGTGACAGTGACGAAGGTGGAAGAAAACAAGTCACAGGTAATCAAGGTATTACTTTAGAGGAGCAAGAAGCGTTGGCTTTGAAGTTGTTGCAATCCATGCAAGCATAG